In one window of Tumebacillus algifaecis DNA:
- a CDS encoding TetR/AcrR family transcriptional regulator — MSSRRERKKQETRTKIFTSAMKLFQAGGYDATTIDMIAEHADVARGTVFLHFPSKEAILAHWGQDRFEEMMERSVEWDQPDLSVEEKVMRLFKIALTANQESFDLVKIWVKSTLATPTAMIHERQSPVSLRNLMADILESAQEEGHLKQTIDPIIAGDMLENIYLHAMQDWVLSEGNWPVEEILTTKIHYLFNGLNQ, encoded by the coding sequence ATGTCCAGTCGCAGAGAGCGCAAAAAACAAGAGACGCGCACCAAAATTTTCACCAGCGCGATGAAATTATTTCAAGCAGGCGGCTATGATGCCACGACGATCGACATGATCGCTGAGCACGCCGATGTGGCACGTGGCACCGTCTTTTTACATTTTCCATCAAAAGAAGCGATCCTCGCCCATTGGGGACAGGACCGCTTTGAAGAGATGATGGAGCGAAGCGTGGAGTGGGATCAACCCGATCTGTCTGTAGAAGAAAAGGTGATGCGCCTGTTCAAAATCGCGCTCACTGCCAACCAAGAGAGCTTCGATCTCGTGAAAATCTGGGTCAAATCGACGCTCGCCACGCCGACTGCGATGATCCACGAGCGCCAAAGCCCCGTTTCCCTGCGCAACCTGATGGCCGACATCCTCGAGTCCGCACAGGAAGAAGGACACCTCAAACAGACGATCGATCCGATCATTGCAGGCGACATGCTGGAAAATATCTACCTGCACGCCATGCAAGACTGGGTGTTGTCAGAAGGCAACTGGCCGGTCGAAGAGATCTTGACGACCAAGATCCACTATCTGTTCAACGGGCTCAACCAATAA